The genomic segment tagtacatgccttacaagttacttacacaggcattaatattgtatgtatgtattagtgctaatagatgtaggcctatccctataataaagtgttaccagtaatGTTTATGAAGTTATTTACTGAAATCACAAACACCATTTGAAAAGAAGGCTTTGTGTAGGTTTCACATACTAAAATGGCATGGAAAATCAAATTGTCATACATAAAATGCACCAAGTATCAGCATTAGGGCAAATTATTTTAACCTTATGCCTTATAGAACAAGACGGAGTCTTAAAGATCCTAAGCGCTAACTATGGACGCACGGACAATACAACATGCCCAATGTATCTACATAATGACACCAGCTGCCTTCTGGCCACATCTCTCAGCGTCATGGCTAACAAGTATGTActgtcagagattttttttttcatttattttatggcAACACTATCTAGTTTCCATGTTTATCGACCCTACTGCTTGGAAGTAGAATTATCTGTCAATgagagacacaaagacaaaaGTGTCTCTTTTGGCATAGTTTTTACTCTATTCTTCTATACATTTTTAAATAGCTTTTAGCCCACTGTCTTACACAGTGTATCACTTTAGTATCTGCACTGAAGTGAATGTTTTCCATGACATTGTAAATGTCTATAGTGTAAATTCCATGTGAATAGTGACAATAAAACATATTCTAttctagggctgggttcaaaagattgaATCGCTTTACATGACTTCGATTCACATTCGAAAAGTGCACACATCcagtagctctcttccacattcataggctaacatgcacaaatacacacagcatgTTCATGTAAATAGTGCCAAAATAGTGTCTTGactcttttcccacctttctctctcataccaagtttcccacttctttctctcataaggtatttcatgtttgtatgtgcttcagagcctGAGAATTTTAGTTTTTTATATAGCTGATCTTACAATTcgaggcataaatgggttaaagtgacaacccagcaatacagaagattgatatcgaatcgaatcggattgtggaTCGAATCAGATCGTGCCCTTCTGGATCAGAGTTGAATTGATCCAGGAAATCTGGATCGATTTCTCGcccttttctattctattctattcaaggAAATAatggtctttcttttttttcataaagAGGTGATGGACAGCCTCAGTGGTCAATGCTGGATTTTCCCACAGAGTTCCTCATTGATTCTTGTTTTGTGACATAGGCTACAAGTATTTGAACGCTTGCTTTGAGTgccttacaataggcctacagtaggcctacagtagggccTACACCGGAGTTGTAATGCGTTATTTTATTATGTTACTATTGATTTAAAATGATCTACAGTAAATGTAAGGGGATTTGTTCCATACAAGCAAGCAACAGGCTGTTTGTTTTAAGGGGAATAGTCTATTTTGAAGCAGGATATCATGTGCGGTAATAGATGCACCTGTGCATGCACTGTGTCATGTACGATAACTGGGGAAGATATACAGAGAGACATGAGCTGTGCATCATTCTGTTAAAGTGCACCGTACTGTTAAGTTGACGAGATGTTACGAGTAAAAGCCTTTAAGACAAACTGCCTCAGGGGGAGTAATGATTTACAGTTAAAGcgttcttttctttatttctatATTTACAGCAACACTAACTAGCAATGTGCCACcagtagggtggccagacgtcctcctttagggaggacagtcctccttttcagtgccttgtccggcgtaaggcacagcattaagccggacaaaaatgcattgaaatgcatgaaattgcatctaaaaaacaaaaATTTTCCCCAAATCCCccgtcctaaaatatgtcctcctttttcctgttaCGGACATGGTCACCCTAGCCACGAGGGAcgtttcaaggtattttgggGTCCTAACCAAAGAGGGAATTGGGGAGCCCTTTTTCTCTCTAACTATTGGGGAGGGGTCCCCTCAAGCAACTGTATCGCACGCTATATCGTCACATGGCCACAAATCGCAGATCAATAATCTAGAACGTTGGTCgtgccgtcacgataaagccccgtttttcgtggttgggtcacacttccgcggccaatgcatttcaatgggctaTCCGACTCGTGGTAGATTTACAATTGATGGCCCAATTCCGACAGAAAACTGACTAGGGAAAGATTACTAGTGAAGGGATACATTTTAGCATGTATGCATCATCACACTGTAAAGTAGGCTGAAACAAATTAAGTTGGAcagtgtgttttccaatgcaGTGTTTGCTTCTCTACACTCCGCCTCTTCCTCACATTTTCCTGGAAGCTTGACAGGTCCATCAATTGTAAATCAACCATgagtcggacagcccattcaTATGCATTGGCCGCGGAAGTGTGGCTCAACCACGAAAAACAgggctttatcgtgacggcaccTCTACCGTTATAGATTATATTAATTTTGTGGACACACGCATCTTGTGTGATAGGGCTtcctcaagagagattttgaaAGCACTTTCGGACATTGAAATTAGGCACAAAGTTGTCATTGATGTCATTTGAATGCAAGTACATAACTAATCATTACCAGGACCCCCCTTTCAGCCAACTTTGCTTCCCTTGCTGTGACAGCCCCGTGAGTCACAGAACAATGCATAAGCTATGTATTTATAAAATGATTGAATTAGTCTCCTTCTGAATGATGGTACATTCTTTTTCTCTCCAAGATGTGATGGACAGACGCAGTGCTCTGTGGAAGCCACTAACGAGGTCTTCTCTGATCCTTGTTTTGGGACCTTCAAGTTTTTGGATGTTTCTTTTCTGTGCCAACATACAGGTTAGTCagcctgggaattcccatgcAGTCTTGTATGCTCGTTAGCCAGTTAATTTTGAGTGGATCAACTACATTAGAGTAgtcgcagtaggcctacattgtgagaaacagagagagagagtccagcctggttctcaccgacatgcgtgtgtgtacaaaactactgtctggtagcgctgccgttaacatgctcttctcgagtcagaaaataaatggtgcatttattgcaactcaacaaattcctccaaaaacgttttctgttaatcaatatagtctataagcTGTCCTGTgtctcatcaatgcgagctgtcattgatatttaagcaataaatgctcagtttatgttctactcgagaagagcatgttaatggcagcgctaccagaaggtagtgtgtgtagctccgcttcACCAGGGGCtctggagctacacacacgcaccgtcagtgagaaccaggctacaagTCCAGACGCCTATTGACTCTGAATGGGGAATAGATCATTGTTGATTCTCTAGGACCTACAGAATCAACAATGATATATTCCCCATTCACAGTCTATAGGAGTCTAGGTCTAGGTCTAGGTATTAGCAGAGAAGAGTTTACAATGGGCCGTATTATTAGCCAAATGTCACTCCCTTTACTAATGGTATCTAACAGAACAGGTTTTCATGGTTAACTTGATGTGACAAGCCTAATGATTTTTCCCTCCtccttaaagtgtatatctcaggttaatttttattcaaaataatggacttcctttgatagttctaccacttgaacaattatccatcatttttttcatgcaacaggacatcagaaaatgaaatataatgaggaaaagtgtgtattttcagtaacatgtttaaagaattctaatctattgtgtgacgtcaggcgaggccattcagtagcccgcagtagcggtagccctgcattctgtacggtgtgtgattgaattatgccgtacgggtatgaaataaatatcattgtcaatattatatcatgaccgctacagggtgccatgtgaccgtgaggcagtaaaaaccagtgttcgaactatgcccaaaaaaaataataatgggggggggttacgattgcgcttgcctcaaagtgcgagtctcgaaagcttgaatttggagaagtaggcctaccatgtgatttcaaatttcaagtaggcctaccagagccggttctgacctccatggggccctaggcaaaaatatgccaagaggCCCTCATAAAGCGCGCAACCCCCCgcacctacccccccacccccacccccaccgcaaaacgcgaaccacagacacaaaatttgactcaaatcaagcttaattaaaaagtctccctttctgcgctcttgagacaaaaacatcaataatgtcataacagattgtgagcatgtagacaacggtggctgtactgaacatgcgactacctcatcagctgcaggtgtacctggctcatctgtgtaggcctactacctgaacattgtgctggccctccactggctgactgactggagtctgagctggtcagaaacttaagcatagcgcctgtaaaatataactaaggcttcaattaatttagctccatcaaattgtttgcatttaaaattaccatattctatagtctgccccctagtagcttgcctttagtaatctggtctaaaacgtttttaaaaaataaatgaataggcctatgataagaaactcatatgtaaaataaattatttagctatataacatgtgttattatgaatgttatcacacattattgtgaataatgttgtgttcactatttattgggattcaccttcgtcacaagtttcagtcattcgccaaaggtctatccaagcaagccgcgcccccttgctatagttatcacccacacacacacacacacacacagtcacgcacggcactccttctccctctccctcactccctcctcctccattgcttagactgcacggacgtcttatcaaaaatcttaagcgcctgtcataaccaaaatcaatgtctgtgtatgttgatatttgtttctaaacaatcgagaggcagccacgcatacaacagcgcgcgctcaaactcacacacacacaccacacacacacagaaagggcaccgcttctctcacACTCCTTCTTTCGTTGCTTTTCGACTGCACTGTCGTTTCatgggctaaacgaacggctcgtcagattatgattcaactagtacacctttcgaaacaacagtaaaacgttgacaacaccaccctttcctctcacattctctctagcctaggctacctgtgttgattcagttgaactaattgcaaaggctaaacgaaacgctactcagcttcTCCTCTACCTTTTAatacaggggtgcccaaccagtcgatcgcgagctaccagtcgatctcgaggggagtggcagtcgatcgcgagacatgtaatgtgacggggaaaatactgtctttcaaaagtaggctatgtaacaagctgctggtaggcctactgtattggttagataattagtcccactgtaacacagaatgaggggaaagcattaggaagtgaccgtaagggtattgcagttgattcatgtgtgcacacatgtaacatcgggtgagtaacaaaacatgtgcgcaacgatgcgttatgacgcggcgaaatgcgaggatcttcgtccaaatcgcatagtcgcatgcatcatcgctaactgcgtttacatcgcgtgccgcgtgtaagggaaatgttagttgttgacatgtatggaattcacttcaatttgtgctgtttcttgctccagttgtggacaaaacgattggccaaactcacaacagaaagcctttgctgtcCCATAGAGCTGAAAAAAAgtagaagtcactcttaacaggggtgttaaccaatccaatgagttctctcattgctctctctctctctctctctctctctctctctctctctctctctctctctctctctcatagtaaagtgaacttaactagcctactatttactcataacaaatggtgaatttctgagccctttttaatttgtaccactgaaggcatgatatgcttcatcatattttagaaatagggcctaggcctacatatgccttttatataccaaatgttttatcatttttaaaatgttttagttgtttatgacttgtgtaggactgaaattatctctgcatactatcagtgctgcattgctttgtaaacataggctattcagcagactttaaaaacacactgaaaagatacggtcatagtagcctactaaaaacattttgttcatagtaatggtgattaataaatggtgatcttaaattttcatactgacatccttaaatttgacttggtagatcacggcagaccatcaacttcaaaagtagatctcggttaaaaaaaggttgggcacccctgtgttaaaacaactaaaacgtgaatgcccatttttacaacatgtgactgtatcgaagacctgggcactttttaacacggcattgttgtgcaatacaaaggcccattgacacttctgctccatacgaaattagccacagaagaaggatcacaatgagtggaagcatacgTTGTCTACCTgagggagttacgttgcctacattgatggttgcctaccctaccctaccccgagttacgttgcctacctgactgctgttctcgtcgctcattgtcatgaattttctttttctttttgtcgtttccgcagggaaaatgtcgtttcatgttggacgtttcacgttttgtgtgacggaatcaataataaacaatgaaatcagttcgcggcttttttttttaactgtcaacgtcagtaacgtaacgggtcgcgcgaggccttacgctgcgagcgtagtgagcgtattgggcgcgccggctctgaggcctacactacaaattaccagacattgttagtatcaacctttagtaggtctatcacgccatttcagcatcatgtccaagtgggaaagaatgtaaacagcgacaaataataaataaataaaaccgtttgggtgaatcattcgctccaagctttttaacggcaaggtgcaaagcagtcggctgcattgtaagagtgtcagagattaccaaattcaaacgactgcaaagcaatctgtctgggcacagcggaaagcacatgtgcggtccacacggccgtcagcagaaaacgaatgaacctcccttgcaatacgtccgagaacatcagtacaccgtatgtcaaatggcgcatttgtctacttgtttcgagcaccacgtttcattgtcattgccgcgagtttctgacaaaccacatagttgagctgcacaacgtgacaccatcatacacaacatgatgaagcgcccccctcacgtttgacatcctcgggccgaagtctcataagggggtaaagaccgtgaacatagtgacacacacttcacagtggtgttggtgaaaacgaaacgaagttgcctcccacggcccaaacgcaaaataatgccgaaaattgaatgccccctcagttgtcctggcaagggcaactggcgcgttatcactgcttcttattcaatgcagcagcactttcattgtactcgcgctgcacttgtttcacaatgcaatcagctgcgtgctccgggccaaatagtcaactctcccaccttgtggacacagaagggaacaatttgaagaacgcgtttcagacggacggacagacatagcctacccttttatagagatgctgggacgcatctaaaaacatggatccaacgcgcgtagtaggaaaatagagactgaaaagatacaaccaaaaggctctactcgaaggctccagccaacgctgttgaaagattgtttgcctctctccctggccatctgaatgagatgcttttatcaaacgtcataccaaatctacattggcctataggctagttttggcatttatgtttgatctggcgactattgttgttttactgtcttgcttgaatcgctctgtttggattacttgaagactttccatggattatcctgcatcgtctcagtgccgtgagtaacctggaacataagtaggcctaggctatatcatcagaggtgagcttagtcacttttggccgcgagagacttggaaggcgctacatttgcgccacacaacgtggattattgaaactgaagacttgatttcttctattggataatttcgtttggtaggtctataattacggacagtgtagttttttttgtgacactcggacttttttttttttcaaggaatataggttaaccgaaatagtgccgccgccgcgtgggttacctatgctattgatttgtgatacgcatgtgggtgacctttattgaagttgcatgtaattctatagaacagtcaaaggaaattgaaaatgtgatttttacaacagcgacatgactcgggtggtataggcctactttagcctactattttgcaccttggaaaagtttgacgcgatttcagcaccatggacagtccctccccagtcgggcgaatagcaccacattttaggctacgcagatcatttcccgtttgtgctgtttgtaatttaggtagcctattgcatttagctgacacgatattggcagttcattaaacatgattaaaagcaagcccaaaaatatgaagggactagtaaaaaaagaagcccatgtcgcatagtctagcataggtccaagcagaatttgcaaccctgcatgaatagcatttctactaaaactagttggccaaaagttactaaatcatttggaagttgttacagtgccctgcatgagaaaagccgcacgattacagttgcgatttctattataggcctgcaggccacggccgttatatcattaatcgctagtgatcgtcacctcgcctatgtaaaattccaggcaaataaaattagaacgttcacccatggcctcgcctgacgtagtcgccaggttacggttaaacccacatttgccacaacaaacaacaaaaatcgttgtttaacatcgtttttggagggacttatatatgtggatcatttattgaatacagtgtgtacacattgatccaaagtagtggttaacctgcgatatacactttaaatacTGGCAATTCAAATTTGAAAGTGGTGTGGAGAGAGTTGCGAGTTGatgcactttttttgtttgttgtttgttttgtttgtttgtttgttgttgttgttgggattttttttggggtggggggagcaCTTTGATGAGTCAGCAGGGGAAATAGaggttgcgttccaatatgcgaccttgcttcctccacttgtgcttgtttcccagctgtcagcctagccacaagaaacttttgggggacttgtttttcatttctcctctccacccacagTTGCCACCCTGAGGGTCGTGGTGGAGGCTGCAACAGAGATGACGGAGGCAGAGATTGAAGAAACCATTATAAAGCCTGTGAGTCAATGCTGTTGTCATCGTCAGCAACATCAACTACAACGACCACAGTGAacagtgttgttgttgtgcacATGCTAGCCTAACTAAATAGAAGGAgcgcctctctgtgtgtgtgtgtgtgtgtgtgtattgtacatgtctttatcagtatgttagtgtttgaaaactacatgtgtgtgtgtgtgtgtgtgtgttgtgagtgaatgtgtcagagaaagaatgtaaCTTATTGTATGAGTATGTTCGTTTTATTATATGTTCCagtttaaactgcacattggacaaTGGTCGatcgcaatttcaaacttctgtgttaaccatgttacatagatttttgacaataaagttcacttgacttgacttggaagaattcattgtGTAAATATTTGGGAATATGTGCCAAGCATACTGTAAACCTACAGAGTAAGTTGCATGTCTTTACTGTACCTGAGGTGGAGGAAAAGTGTCCACATGTGCCATCGTTTCACCATGCCTGTGCGTTTAATCCTCAGCTTCTAGAGGAGCTCATCCAGAATGGGATTCCAAACAGCACCACCCTGAGCCTGAGACGAGTTCACCAGCGCAATCCATGAAGAAGATTAGTTCACCAGCCCAGCCCATGAAGAATACGAGTTCACCAGCCCGACCCATGAAGAAGATGAGACCACCAGCCCAACCCATGAAGAACAGTGTACGAGTTCACCAGCCCAAcccaagaagaagatgatgagttCACCAGCCCAACCCATGAAAAATACGAGTTCACCATGCAGCCTAACCCATGAAGAATACGACTTCACCAGCCCAACCCATGAAGAATACGACTTCACCAGCCCAACCCATGAAGAATAGTGTACGAGTTCACCAGTCCAAcccaagaagaagatgatgagacCACCATTCCCAACCCATGAAGAACAGTGTACGAGTTCTCCAGCCCAacccaagaagaagaagacaacttCACCAGCCCAACCCATGAAGAGTACGAGTTCACCATGTAGCCCAACCCATGAAGAATACGAGTTCACCAGCCCGACCCATGAAGAAGATGAGACCACCAGCACAACCCATGAAGAACAGTGTACGAGTTCACCAGCCCAACCCATGAAGAAGATGACGAGTTCACCATCCAGCCCAacccaagaagaagaagacaacttCACCAGCCCAACccatgaagaagatgatgagttCACCAGCCCAACCCATGAAGAATACAAGTTCACCATGCAGCCTAACCCATGAAGAGTACGACTTCACCAGCCCAACCCATGAAGAATAGTGTACGAGTTCACCAGCCCAACCCATGAAGAAGAT from the Engraulis encrasicolus isolate BLACKSEA-1 chromosome 14, IST_EnEncr_1.0, whole genome shotgun sequence genome contains:
- the LOC134463120 gene encoding rhamnose-binding lectin-like, whose translation is MVASSMFNQDLCLVITILLANCPWVTCTESRVVVCEHQTMTINCEQDGVLKILSANYGRTDNTTCPMYLHNDTSCLLATSLSVMANKCDGQTQCSVEATNEVFSDPCFGTFKFLDVSFLCQHTVATLRVVVEAATEMTEAEIEETIIKPLLEELIQNGIPNSTTLSLRRVHQRNP